In one window of Nocardiopsis aegyptia DNA:
- a CDS encoding DUF3291 domain-containing protein has translation MSASTPASTPAPTGADAAHHLAQINLGLLKAELDDPSMRGFTDQLEPVNALADRSPGFVWRLIEQGESDATRLRPFGPNTIINFSVWTDVDSLWDFTYRTDHLDLLRRRRTWFERMDGVLVALWWIPAGTIPTVEEAGRKLDLLREIGPSPEAFTLRTPFPPPASHPQHA, from the coding sequence ATGAGTGCTTCCACCCCCGCCTCCACGCCCGCCCCCACCGGCGCCGACGCCGCCCATCACCTCGCGCAGATCAACCTCGGCCTGCTCAAGGCGGAGCTCGACGACCCCTCCATGCGGGGCTTCACCGACCAGCTGGAACCCGTCAACGCGCTCGCCGACCGCTCCCCCGGGTTCGTGTGGCGACTGATCGAACAGGGCGAGAGCGACGCCACCCGGCTCCGCCCGTTCGGACCGAACACGATCATCAACTTCTCCGTCTGGACGGACGTGGACTCGCTCTGGGACTTCACGTACCGCACCGACCACCTCGACCTGCTCCGCCGGCGGCGCACGTGGTTCGAGCGCATGGACGGGGTCCTGGTGGCGCTGTGGTGGATTCCCGCCGGTACGATCCCCACTGTCGAGGAGGCCGGAAGGAAGCTCGACCTGTTGCGTGAGATCGGCCCCTCCCCCGAGGCCTTCACTCTCCGCACCCCCTTCCCGCCCCCGGCGAGCCACCCCCAGCACGCATAG
- a CDS encoding superoxide dismutase family protein, with translation MRTTTLTVGLALTTILATGCSQAETPDEGTATPTDQSVQPTTSPSVTASIFMEWSEGAGAVTYDETAVPVGATADVQVREEGEQTSVQFTATGLEGDRDFGAHVHTQPCGEEPSDAGPHYQNEADPAATEDEPSSDPAYANPENEVWLDFTTDADGNAVTTATVDWTFREGEARSLVLHDQHTSTEHGEAGTAGDRLACVTVEF, from the coding sequence ATGCGTACGACCACGCTCACCGTCGGCTTGGCCCTGACCACGATCCTCGCCACGGGGTGCTCGCAGGCGGAGACCCCCGACGAGGGCACCGCGACCCCCACCGACCAGTCCGTGCAGCCGACCACCTCCCCCAGCGTGACGGCGTCCATCTTCATGGAGTGGAGCGAGGGCGCGGGAGCCGTCACCTACGACGAGACGGCCGTGCCCGTGGGCGCCACCGCCGACGTCCAGGTCCGGGAGGAGGGTGAACAGACCAGCGTCCAGTTCACCGCGACCGGGCTGGAGGGCGACCGCGACTTCGGCGCCCACGTGCACACCCAGCCGTGCGGTGAGGAGCCGTCCGACGCCGGGCCGCACTACCAGAACGAGGCCGACCCCGCCGCGACCGAGGACGAGCCGTCCTCCGACCCCGCCTACGCCAACCCGGAGAACGAGGTGTGGCTGGACTTCACCACCGACGCCGACGGCAACGCCGTCACGACGGCCACCGTCGACTGGACGTTCCGCGAGGGCGAGGCGCGGTCGCTGGTCCTCCACGACCAGCACACCAGCACCGAGCACGGCGAGGCGGGGACCGCGGGCGACCGCCTGGCCTGCGTCACCGTCGAGTTCTGA
- a CDS encoding helix-turn-helix transcriptional regulator, with translation MDHASIDAAHAAHTLADPLRRRLYEYVAAADDDVSRGEAADALGVQRTLAAHHLDKLAEAGLLEVTRRKVNGREGPGSGRPAKLYRRADRELSLHLPPRDYALAARVLAEAVERHGAEEALHAAAREEGRRIGAAAGRDAALPDLLRDRGYEPEPAGEALRLRNCPFHSLARAFPPLACGLNLELLRGVLEGRGEDGSRARMDPAEGRCCVTVSKNNED, from the coding sequence ATGGACCACGCCTCGATCGACGCCGCGCACGCCGCCCACACGCTCGCCGACCCGCTGCGGCGCCGGTTGTACGAGTACGTGGCCGCCGCGGACGACGACGTCAGCCGCGGGGAGGCCGCGGACGCCCTCGGCGTCCAGCGCACCCTCGCCGCGCACCATCTGGACAAGCTCGCCGAGGCGGGGCTGCTGGAGGTCACCCGGCGCAAGGTGAACGGCCGGGAGGGGCCGGGCTCGGGGCGCCCGGCCAAGCTGTACCGGCGCGCGGACCGCGAGCTGTCGCTGCACCTGCCGCCCCGCGACTACGCACTGGCCGCGCGCGTCCTCGCCGAGGCGGTCGAGCGGCACGGCGCGGAGGAAGCACTGCACGCCGCCGCCCGCGAGGAGGGGCGCCGGATCGGCGCGGCGGCGGGCCGGGATGCCGCCCTGCCCGACCTCCTGCGCGACCGCGGCTACGAGCCGGAACCCGCGGGCGAGGCGCTCCGGCTGCGCAACTGCCCGTTCCACTCCCTCGCGCGGGCCTTCCCGCCGCTGGCCTGCGGCCTCAACCTCGAACTCCTGCGGGGCGTGCTGGAGGGCCGCGGCGAGGACGGGTCGCGCGCCCGGATGGATCCGGCCGAGGGCCGCTGCTGCGTCACGGTTTCCAAAAACAATGAAGATTGA
- a CDS encoding YidC/Oxa1 family membrane protein insertase translates to MYSFGPIAAAMSLLSTILSGLAAWLTPLTAGLSFGLAVVLLTVVVRLVLVPLGVAQVRAEKARARIAPRLAAITAEHRNDPQRLVAEQRKAYEEAGTSPLAGCMPALLQMPVVIALYGVFIGAGGVDEPLLTHTFAGVELGATMLGGAEGLLVAPVFAVLVGLIALVAWANRRYLMLPMMRANAAAAEGRPPVPGVLTYLQFVTVVVAVFVPLAAVLYLLTSTSWALGERLVLRRILPD, encoded by the coding sequence TTGTACAGCTTCGGGCCGATCGCGGCCGCCATGTCCCTGCTCTCCACGATCCTGTCGGGCCTGGCCGCCTGGCTCACACCCCTCACCGCCGGCCTGTCGTTCGGGCTCGCGGTGGTGCTCCTGACCGTCGTTGTGCGCCTCGTGCTCGTCCCGCTGGGCGTGGCGCAGGTGCGCGCCGAGAAGGCGCGGGCGCGGATCGCCCCGCGGCTGGCCGCCATCACCGCCGAGCACCGGAACGACCCGCAACGGCTGGTCGCCGAACAGCGGAAGGCCTACGAGGAGGCCGGCACCTCGCCGTTGGCCGGGTGCATGCCCGCCCTGCTCCAGATGCCCGTGGTCATCGCCCTGTACGGGGTGTTCATCGGGGCCGGGGGAGTGGACGAGCCGCTGCTGACGCACACCTTCGCCGGCGTCGAACTGGGCGCCACGATGCTGGGCGGCGCCGAGGGACTGCTGGTGGCACCGGTGTTCGCGGTGCTGGTGGGGTTGATCGCGCTGGTGGCGTGGGCCAACCGCCGGTACCTCATGCTGCCGATGATGCGTGCCAACGCGGCGGCCGCCGAGGGGCGGCCGCCGGTGCCGGGCGTGCTGACCTACCTGCAGTTCGTCACGGTCGTGGTGGCCGTGTTCGTGCCGCTGGCCGCGGTCCTGTACCTGCTGACCTCGACGTCCTGGGCGCTGGGCGAGCGGCTCGTCCTGCGCCGGATCCTGCCCGACTGA